In Odontesthes bonariensis isolate fOdoBon6 chromosome 9, fOdoBon6.hap1, whole genome shotgun sequence, the following proteins share a genomic window:
- the LOC142389032 gene encoding odorant receptor 131-2-like codes for MASNNSLSGGGISVRRVNYRVILVQVLVSAFICINLFLITTFLMKDFFYTTMRYILFAVTLFSDCLFLLITNVLLILSYFGFTIQTWLCLIIYIVLSVYTFVTPVTLTAMTLERFVAICIPLRHAELCSTRSAVYLILLIHGLSSVPCIVLLSIFFASATYSLYSQDGVCSAEKFILYSWQGHLRFAISQFYFLIMCIIIVFSYAEIMKVAKAASGESKKSTWKGLRTVILHAFQLLLCLIQLWCPFIEDAVLQIDLMLYIDVRYFNYITFILAPRCLSPLIYGLRDEMFFNALKYYALCGLYKKQAAG; via the coding sequence atggcATCCAATAACTCACTAAGCGGTGGTGGAATATCGGTGAGGAGGGTAAATTATAGGGTCATTTTAGTTCAGGTTTTGGTCTCAGCTTTTATTTGCATTAACCTTTTTTTGATCACAACTTTTTTAATGAAGGATTTCTTCTACACAACCATGCGCTACATCTTATTTGCTGTTACTCTGTTTTCTGACTGTCTGTTTTTGTTAATAACCAATGTGCTGCTCATTTTGAGCTATTTTGGATTCACCATCCAAACGTGGTTGTGTCTGATTATTTATATCGTTTTGTCTGTGTACACATTTGTCACACCAGTTACTCTCACTGCAATGACGCTGGAGCGCTTTGTGGCCATTTGCATTCCCCTGCGCCATGCAGAGCTGTGCTCCACACGCAGTGCCGTGTACCTCATCCTCCTCATTCATGGCCTCAGCTCTGTCCCCTGCATTGTATTACTCTCCATTTTCTTTGCATCAGCAACTTACAGCCTCTACAGCCAGGACGGAGTATGTTCTGCGGAGAAGTTCATCTTGTACAGCTGGCAGGGTCATCTTAGATTTGCAATAAGTCAGTTTTACTTCTTGATAATGTGCATTATCATTGTTTTCTCCTATGCTGAAATAATGAAAGTGGCTAAAGCTGCATCAGGAGAGAGTAAAAAGTCAACATGGAAAGGACTCAGAACTGTGATTCTTCATGCTTTCCAGCTGCTGCTCTGTCTCATTCAGCTGTGGTGCCCCTTCATAGAAGACGCTGTGCTTCAGATTGATCTAATGTTATATATTGATGTCAGATATTTTAATTATATAACTTTCATTCTTGCTCCAAGATGTCTGAGTCCTCTCATCTATGGTCTCAGGGACGAAATGTTTTTTAATGCACTGAAGTACTATGCCCTCTGTGGCTTATACAAGAAGCAAGCGGcaggttaa